From the genome of Peromyscus maniculatus bairdii isolate BWxNUB_F1_BW_parent chromosome 19, HU_Pman_BW_mat_3.1, whole genome shotgun sequence:
TTATTTTAGCGACTCCATAGTCCAGACAAATGGGCTGGGCCCAGAAAGGGGCCACGATCTTCCCTGAAACACATAGTCTCCAGGGCTCTCAGTCCAGTGCTCCTTCCATGGTACCATACTGGATTCCAGAGTCATCCATCTGGGGCAGAAGAAGCTCCCAGTGGTGTCTGCCATGGTGAGAGCCCGGCTTCTTCGGTTACCTGCCTCCTCAGCTGCTGGCCCTAGCGTCATGTGAGGGGCTGGCTGGAGGGTGGGCTGGAAGTGCAGGGAGTTTGGGTGGGTAAACTAGGCGCCTGTGTTGGAAGGCTGGGGGTCTGGGGGCTAGTGGGCTGGGAAGGGCTCTCTGGACACGCGGCAGGCTCTCCCTTCCTCAGAATGAGGTTGTTGAGCTCCTGGAGCAGCTGTTCCTCCAGGGACCCCCGTGCCTGAGGATTACTCTTCGAAGGGGGGCCTGAAGAAGAGTCAGGCGTCCTCTCCTCCTGGCCTGACACACTTGCTTTGGAGAGGGGAGTTTGATCAAAGGGCCTGTGGCTGGCAAGGGGTGTCTCTGACTTGGCTGTCCACTCCCACGTGGAAGAGAAGTCGGTCGTGTCCTTGGTAAGCTCAGGGAAGGCCCCGACCTCCTCATACACTGGCTCTTCATACACAGGCTCCCCCAGCTCATCCTGCTCCTCCACAGACCCCTGGGATGACTTCATTGGCTGGATGGGAATGGGAGAGCAAAGGACGGACACAATGTTAGAGTCACAGTATTAGTAACCCTTGACCAAGTTCTTCCTTGAGTCAGACACTACAAAATACTTGATGTATATGATGTCACAACAACCCCATGCAAGTGGGTCACGCTGCAGGAGAGTGAGATGCAGAGGGGTTAAGTTGCCCTGGATCACATAGTAAGGAAATGGTAGTTGGTGAGGCTTGAATTCAGATCTATCTGGCTCCAGGATGCATTCACTTCAACCCTTTTTCTTCTGCTCCTCAGATTCGTGATGACCTTCTTTCTGCATCAtatcacccccccacccccactgtcctCCTCTATTGCACACACTGATGGCCTGCATCAGAACAGACATGGAGCGCGCCAGGGTGGGGGGCAGCACAGAACACAGGCAGGGGCTGGCAGACACAAAGCTAGAGCGAGCACGATACTCACAAAGAACATGGACAAGGTCCTCCGGTTGTGTAGCCGCCGCTGGGCACAGGTAGAGTGGGGacgaggggagggagagacagagacaaagtgaGACAACAGAGGTGGCGGCAGGAAGGGAGGGGCCACAAAGGATGTGGACAAGAGGGACGTGGTGAGTGGGTGGGCATCTGGCACGCCGCAGGCAAGCCGTTTCCTCCTGCACCGTGACAAAAGGTAAGGGCAGGGGTCAGATGTTTAGGAcgtgctggggggagggagggtctCACCAGGGTCTGGTTGGCAGAGAGAAGGGTGGCCCCACTGTCGTCCCCTCGGATGGGCAGCAAGGGCATAGTGCCAAACTTCTGACGAGCCAAGTCGGAGGAGGAGCGGCGACGTAAAACCACCGACTGCTGGTCATCAtgctgaggagacagggaggtgTTGGCACGAGTAGACCTGGgaggcactgggggtgggggggatgaccGGTCCCCAGAGGGACCGGAAGcccagctcttccttccttctcctcacctGCGCTTTAAGGATGCTTGTGGTCCAGTCCCACATCTCGTCCTCGTCAGTGCAGGACAGACAGCTGTGGGTGAACAGAGGGATTCAGGAAATGCAAGGAGTCCTAGCACTAAGCGtggagggatggagaaggggacggtggaggaaagaggacagggcagggctagggagagagctcagttggtaTACAGTGCTGGCCACGCAAGCGTAGGGACCGGagtcggatccccagcacccgtgCCAAAAAAGGGGGgcagtcagagagatggctccattcagagtggttaagagcactagccactcttccagaggacctgagtgcaacTCCAAGCCCCCATGTGgttgctcataaccatctgtaatcccagttccagggggtctgatgccctcctctggccttggtGGACCCCAGACTTGcccatggtgcacagatataaatTCCAGCAAAACGACACATacataggcattttcttgattaaaaagggggaaaaaaaagatgatgggatggTGGCTAGTGCCAGTTACCCCAGAGCTGCAGAGTTGggacaggcagctctctgaggCTCACGGCCAATCAGCCTAGCCTAACTGGCAAGCCCCAGGTCTTAGTGACACTTGAATGatacctgaagttgacctctgatctccgcacacataaatgcatgcacacacgcacgcacgcacgcacacacgcacgctcaCACAGAGAAGAAGCAAGTTAGGAGGTACTCACAGGTGCATCTTATCCAGTATCAAAGTGAAGCCCCACCTGAAAGGCAAAGGGGGGCAGTGATATAGGGTAACCAAAAGCCAGAGAGGTAATGGCAGGAAAGCTGTAGGTCAGGGCTAGGGAGAAACACTCACGGCGTTGGAGGTTTTAACTTCTTGCGGATTCCCAGGTAGACCTTGGCACCTTCCAGAGACCACTCCCGTTCTGGCTTAGAGCTCTGAGAACATGAACAGAGGCGATAAGATTGAGAGGCACAGGAACGCTGTGGTTAGGAAGAGTGTCGTGGATGCACTGGGACATGTGACCATGGAGTCAGAAAGATCAAGGTCAGGGAAGCAATGTGACTGGTGAGGATATGGGCTGTGGAGTCAGGGGTTGGTTGGTACCCTTGTAGTTCCTGCTGCCTGACTGGCCACCAGCGTCCCATCCCTCTAGTCCCGGAACATCACCTTCTTCTCCttgagcagcagcaggcagcgGCCACGCACCAAAAAGAACCTCTCCTGGAAGCGGCTTCCCAACAATCGAGGTGGCTCCTCACGGCACCGTAGCAGCCCCACCCGGGGGCTCTCACGCCGGACTCCTGGGCACAGAAGAGCAATGCTGGGTGGAGGCTCCTGGGGGAGAGGCCTGAGGAATGCtgggctgagggaggaggctcaCCTGTGAAAAGGCAGCCAGCGTGTGCCATGGAGACCTTTCTCAGGAGCAGAGAGGCTGAGCAGGGCTCTGGAAGCTGGCACCATTGAAGGGCCTGCTCTAGGACCTTTTCTTTGGGGTGCAGTGGCCTCTCTGAAGGGAAATGTTGAGGCAGGCGGTAATCACAAAAACTAGACAAAGCCTGGAACTCATCTCCCACAAGTTAttaattcattcatccatctatctaacCACAGATAGTTATTTTAACCCTGGTGCTATGTCAGGTACCACGCTGTCCCCAGGATACAATGGTGTGAATGATACATATATAACCCACTTTCTTGAAGCTACAGCCTAATGAAGGAGCCAACAGGAAACTGGTAATCAGTCAAACAAAGCAGAGACCAGTAATgactcaaaaaaatttaaagatatatttttaatgtgtgtgtgtgtgtgtgtgtgtgtgtgtgtgtgtgtgtgtgtgtgtgtgtgtgttttcctggaagctagaattacaggcagttgtaagctaccCAGTGTAGGTACTTAGAACCAACTTCTGGTCCTCTGTggcactctcaaccactgagccatttcttcagccccaatAATCGCTTTGAAATAGCAACATttaagagacacacagagaaacaaagggacAAAGGAAAGCAGGTGAGCAAGTGAGGTAGGCGAGTCGGGCAAGGCCTGTTAGAAGTTGCATTTGTAAATGAGGCTCATCCATCTAGTTGAAGATTAAGCAAAGCAAACTGTACCTAAGATCATGGATGATctctttcatttatatttgtttgATTTGGGTTTGGGGtgtgtctttgttttgagacaatgcctcactgtgtagccctgtctggcccgGAAGCTATAAAGAACAGACTGTCCTCCaattgcctcagcctccctgctgctaggattagaggtgtgcatcgCCACAGCTTCAGGTAGGGTCTTATAGGATGAAATGTAAGAATAAATGCCATGAGTCAAGAATCCTTCTTGGGGGAAGCTAAACAGCCAGTGTGGCCAGATTAGGGATGTGTGTGACTCAGTGATGCCCTGCTTGCCTTCCATTCTCAAATACCTATGTTCCGTCCTCAACATGGTAGGGAGAGGGCCCACCAGGCTCTGGCAAAGAGACAGATTAGAGAATGGCTGATGTGAGATGATGTCTGAGAAATAAGCAAACAAGGGTTTGCAGGCCGTGATAAGGACTTCGAGTTTTATTACAAATTCATTAGGAACCCATCCGAAGGTTTTCACCACAGGAATGGTGGGATCTTGTTTATACTTGAAATGTTCATTTGGCTGCTCTTCAGATAATAGACTGTAGAGAGGGAAAAACGGAACACTGTCCAGCTGTTCCCAGTCTAGAACTGTGCACTTCGGTGGTTCAtattgagagacagaaagataatgGTGACTGTGACTAGGGGTGGAAACAACAGAGGTGGAGAAAAGTGATAGATTTGAATACAATCAATCAATAGGGCTAATTAATGGGTGGATTGAGTATGAAGATGAAGAGGGGTGGGCAGAGGACCCTTAGGCTTCTGGACTTGATAACTGTGTGGACTGTGGTTATATttgctgaaaaagaaaaaccagaaaacagtCTGGGCTTTATATTGGAGAGGGGCCTAGGAGGGGAGTCAGTCTTCGGTATTGAAATGCCTGTGGGAAGTAGAGCTGTCAAGCAGGCAATTGGATATGTATGTCTATAGTGCAGAGGAGAGGTCTGAACCAGAGATGAAAAATTGGGCTGTCAACCTGGCGTGGTGGTGtgtacctgtcatcccagcactcgggagaaagAAGCAAGAGAATTTCCATAAGTTAAGgctagcttgatctacatagtgagtttccaGCCCACTGGAATTAATTTTGGTGTCAGCTCATGGTATTTAAAGCCATGGGGAGGAACGtaggtagaaaggaagaaagggcccAGAGGATAGATTCCCTGGCCTTTCTAACACATCAATCAGGTCAAAGGGGGGGGGAGCCTCTCTTGAGATAGAGGGGGAACCTTTGCAGAAGCCAAGAGAAGATTGAGAAAAAGAGTCAATCCACCGTGTGAACACCCTCTCATGTGGATGAGTTGACTAGTTAAATGGTCATCACATTTGGTAACCGAGAGGTCATCGATGACCTTGGTCATGTGTccgcacacacaaatatgtgacCATACTCACCAAGCTCTCCGTGTTCAAGAATTTCAAATGTCACCCACAAGTCTGTCCCTGACGTTGTCCCTCGCATCTCCAGGACCTGGTTAGTCAGCTCCTCAGCAGTCAGGGTTGGGGACACCTAGCATACAGACAAGAGAACCCATGCTGATTAGACCGTTGCGtctgcccccctcccttctccctcctcttctgatCCCTAAAGACTGACCTTTAGGGTGACACAATTGTCTGGGAGCTGCTGTTCTATGTAGACCTCCATGATGAGGTCTCCAGCCTGGGACAACTGAGGGGGGGATAAAGGAGGACACAGAGGCTACAGAAATACCAAGATGGAAGAATGCCCTCCCTCCCAACACGCCTTGGGCCCTTGAGTAGAACTCCAGGATTGGGGGAATCCATGTTAGCCTCCTATGGTGCCACCTCAGGCAGTGTGGATACAGTGGCTTCAAGAAGAGGTCTGCAGTCAAGACTACTTGCGTTCCTCCTCCGCCACTCACCTACTATTTATTACCTTGAAGAAGCCACTTAAGAGCCTCAAttctttgtttgaaaaaaaaaaataagactccCTGCTTGATAGAGTCCTGTGGTGCTAAAATGAGATGAGCAATGCCTGAGACATGGGATGTCCTCAGCAGTACTtgctattatattttatataataatcttCCTGCCCTAACCCATATCCCCCACGGtctcacactggccttgaactctcagataGATCTTCATaacagacccaggctggctttgcttgctatgtagctgagaatgaccttaaacttgagatcttcctgcttctaccttctgagtgctgggattacaggcatgtaccaccacaatGCCAGGTTTTTTTGTacggtgctggggatccaactgAGGtcttcatgctaggcaagcacgtGATCTGAGTTACATTTCCATCCCTGACCTGCAGAGATCTACGTggctgaactcttgatcctcctacctccacaacccaagtgctaggatgacaggcatggACTTCCACACCTGCCTTTCCTGAGATCTCCTGCACTTGGAAGTGGGGTGTTGGGCATGTATTTCAGTGAGAGAATGCTCACCTAGGCTATGTGAGGACCTTGGTTTAATACTCAGTATCATGGAGAAAGTGAAGAATCCTCATGGCAGAAATGGAACAAACACACCGCCCAAATCCCTCCTGGGGATTCCCCTGTCTACCAAAGAGCTGACAAGGGTCAATGTGCAGAAAGACGGGCTGAAAAGAAGCCTCCTTTAGTGAAAACAAggctcattttcttccttcctttcctttttttttttttctccaagacagggtttctctgtgtagttttggtgcatgtcctggatctcactctgtagaccaggctggcctcaaactcagagatctgcctgcctctgcctcccgagtgctgggatcaaaggcgtgcgccaccacagcccggcagaAGACTCATTttctctggtgatgtccctccCGCCCCACTCAGCAGTCTAAGGCAGGGCAAGTTACCTGTACATCCTTCCAGGTGGTGATGAGACTAACCTCCAAGTCAATCTGAGCGGCCTGGTCAGCGTCAATCTGCCAAAGGGACCACAAGTTATTTCAGGGGCTgctagggaaggagggaggcggGGTGCATATCAGGGTCAAAGGAGAACGGGATTAGAGGGTCAGAAGCCTGAAGAGTCAGGAATCAATGATGAAGGGATGTTGGGGTTGACATAGTGGGAAAAAGGAAGCCCGGGACTCTGGGAGGAAGTTGCCAATGCAGGGGTAGGCAAGGGCTTTTGGGATGAGGGTCCAGACTCTGAGTCCacaggggtggggcagaggggtTGCATGGCAGGGTTGGGAAAGCCTTACATCAAAGACGGAGATGTAGCCATCGATGAGCTCCTGCAGGACCCGCACCTCATGCTCCCCCCGCCCATCCGTCTGGAACACACTGGGTGCAAACAGCAGGGCCAGGTTTCGTGTGCACATCTGGTTTAGGGCTGCACACTTCTGCACGCTGTAGAGAGAGAGGCACCAGAGTCCAGCCCATGCTCAACACTTCACCAACACATCCACTAATTTGGCAGACACTTACTGCCCCTCTGCTGTATACCAGGGTCTAGGCTAAGTGCTGGGGATACATCTGTGAATAAGATAGCATTGGCCTCAAGGAGCTTTGACTCTATCAGGGACATAGTTAGGGTATGGGTGATCATTACTAGAGCAGGTATCCACAGTTTTTATGTAAAGGGCAGAACTAATATTTTAGGCCCTCAAGCCATATACTCTCTGTTGTAACTTCTCATTTCAGCTGCTGGACTGCAAAAGAAGCTATGGAACACATCAATGAATGGGCGGGGCCTTTACGCCTTACAGAGTTGTATTTGGAAACCCAGGCAAGGGACTGGATTTGCTAGTGGTCCTGTAGTCAGCAAACCTCTGTAATATTGTGTGACCGATGTAATATAGCCAGGGATTCACCCCACTTCACAAAGTCTTTCCTCCTGACAAGCTGGTAATGGTGGGGCTGCATCATCATAATCTTTATTTCTTAGAGCCAATTCCTTACCTGGCCTAGACTAATAAACATAATAATTATGATGACTTCTCATCATTTCTGAAGTTTATGACAGGCTATGTGTTAGACTAAGAATTTCACATGGgttatttcatttcactttttatATAATCTATCAGGTAGAAACTTCGCTACTTCACCTTCCtcttaaaaacaagcaaagtgAGGCTCAGAGAACAGATAGCtaactatggtggtttgaaagaaaacagcccccaaagggaatggcactgttaGATGTAGCcttagttggaggaagtgtgtcactgtggaggtgacttcgagatctcatatatgctcaagccatgcccagtgagacagaccacttcctgttgcctgtgagtcaagatgtaagaactctcagctacctctctagcattgtatctgcctgcatactgctttgcttcccaccatgatgataatggactaaacctctgaactgtaagcgagccaccaaaattaaaatttttttcctttataagagttgctgtaagccaggcagtggtggcacatgcccagcacacaggaggcagaggcaggtgatctctgtgagtttgaagccagcctggtttacagggagagatccaggataggaaccaaaactacacagagaaaccctgtctcaaaaagaaaaaaaaaaaaaaaccaaaaaagaaaaaaagagttgccgtggtcatggtgtcttttcacagcaataggaacccaaAGACACTAACCTAAAGTCACATGGCTAGAATGGGAGAGCCTGATTAAAACCTAAGTGTAATTAGTCCCTAAATCCATTCTCTGAATCTTTATGAACCTTCATGTAACAGCTATTCGTGAagctgatgaatgaatgaaactgtGGCGTTGGTTTGAACTGATGAAGGACCAGGAAAGGAAGCTAGAGAGCCTGACCGTACTGACCGGTAGAGATGCCCAATGAGGGTGGCCAGCGTTCGGCGGTTGACGCGAGGCAGGCAGCCAATCACTTCTTTGTATTTCTCCAGGCGCTGATTCTTCTGGGGAAGCTCTAGGGACAGAGGAAAGGAGAGTTGGAGAAGAACCAGGAAGGGGGGATGGAGGCTGAGGGCAGAGATCTGAGAAGCAAACTCAGGATGGCTGTaatctccttctgcctccttcctcactgtgttggttagtttttttgtcaacttgacccaaactGGAGTCAccagggaagaggaaacctcagctgaggaactgtctccatcagattggcctgtgggcatgcctgtgggggcatttttattatttttattaatgattgatgtggctGGGCCACGTGcacggtgggtggtgccacccatgaGCAGGtctaagaaagaaggctgagcaagtcatgcggagcaagccagtaacaagttttcctccatggttcctgcttgagttcctgccctggccttTCTCAGAGAGGGATGGATTAGGATAAACCCTTTCcgccccaagttgcttttgatcatgatgttGATCACATCACTAGAAAGCAGACTAGGACATTTCCCCAAGCCAAGCATCTGGATGATCACCCAGCGTGGGGAATGTTGAGGAGGGGGCTCGTTCTCCAGTTCCACAAGAGAGCTGCTTTGTGGATGCTGTAGAAGAAAATGGAGATCCCAGTTGAGTCTTGGAAGTACCTGCAGCCTCCCTCCAGCGAGGTAGTAACCTAGCAGAGGTCACGGGGTCGTCAAGCTCTCGAAAGAAGCGTTTCAGTGTGTCAGTAACATCTTCTACAAAGTGTTCCCGTGGTCTGAGCTTCACTGACCGGGCATCCCGCCTAAACTCAGCCAAGAGGCGCAGGCTGCGGGCCCGAGCACCCCCTTTCCGATATACGCCTTCCAGCCGAAGCCCTGAAAACAGCCAGCAGTTCCCTGTTCAGTATTGCATGAGGCCAGAACACCACCCACCCCGCCGAGCAGCCCCTCTATGACCATCCCCATGGAATGTGGCGGCTTGGTCTCAGCTATTTGCTAGACCAGTCTTGGTTCTCAGCTCCCTGATGGAAAGTCCTTTGTTGACCTCACCGTCATGCATGCCATGTCCACACACTCTAAAATTAAGCATTCACCTGATCAACAAAATTTATTTGTAACCCTAACATCAGTAAGTCATTGCTTAGTCTCCGTGGGGGGTTGGATCTGGCAGCCTCCCCCACAAATGACAAAATCTATGGATGCTTAAGTTCCTTATATAAAGTGGTGTGTTTACATATAATCCTACGTAAATCATCTCTGGATTATTTATAATACCTAATACGATGTAAAGaatgacaaaagaaaacatatctatactacaactttttttttaaaatttctgtgtttAGTTGGCTGAACAAACAGATGTGGTTACAGAGGGCCATGTGTACCTCCGGTTAATTTGTAATACAgacagagtaaagaaaaaaaatcagttctttctctcacacacatgcacctagcTAAGGTCTCAAgttataaataaatatcctttttttcttcttcttttttgaggaACCAGGGATAGaaaccagggcctcacacatactaggcaaatACTCTGCCTCTGAGCTGTGGCCCCAGCCACATCCCTTTCATGAAATATCTAGTcatgtgttccttttctttctgttggtgaTTTTGCTGTTTAAAATGCTCTCTCCAGAGTATGTAGAATGTTGAGACGCTCAGTAATGTTGCAAAGTATGAGAATCCTTGTGACGTGGCTTCCAGAGAACATTAAATAAGCTTCATTGTGATATAAGTTTGTGTTGATCTTGGCCTTGAATTGAGTTGTCAATGaatcaattatatatattaagTAAACTGCCTTTATGTGACAAAACACATCAgacaaggtgttttttttttgttgttttttttgtttttttttttttatggattgGTTAGTGAAAATCTTGGGACCAGAAGTTCAGAGGactctcatccttcctctcccctgGGACTGAGATTCAGTAGTCAAGTAATTAAGTGTTTGCATTGGCTTTGGAGAACATAACTCCTGTAAATACTGGGAGCTGATGATGTTTGTTTTCCTAATACCCATCTTTCCCAGTAGTCTGTACGCCTTGTTCCCCAAGCCCCTCACTGGCAGCCGTACGGCAGCACCTGAACCAATACCTATCAAACGAGTGTGGCCATGCAGAGAGACCTTGGAGGAAAAGGTGTGTCTACTCCAGGGCCTTCTCTTGGGGTCTCAGACTGAATCCCTCCTAGGAATACTAGGGAAGCTAAAAAAGGAGTGAGGAGACGGGTGAGTGTGAGATCACCGGGTGAGGTTACTGCCAAAGTGGGGAGAATGTCATCAGCCACTGACTATCCATTGTCCATGACTGGTAAAATACAACTCTTTGTATGGTCATAAAggtgtcttttttccccccttcaaTGTTGAGGATTAAAGCCAGGGCTTCTTCCATGTCAGGTAAGAACCTTATCTATAATCAATACCTTCAGccctttttgcatttttttgtctTGAGATAAGCTCTCACTAAGTTGCTTATGCTGTCCTTGGACTTGTTTCGTAACCTAACGTCCTGAACTTAGACTCCTTCTGCCTCAAATTACTGAATAGTTGTAATTACGGGCCTGTACCAGCAGGTCTAgctgttttgtttggttctttgcttggttttggtgctggagatggaacctagGACCCGTAACCTCCTTGGTTTcctatgaatttttctttttcaatacccAGCCTCCCAAAAAGAGTTCACACGGAATGTAAATGCATTGGGCCACACTCCACAAAGACCCAGCGTCCTGGGCACTCTCTTGTGGGAgtccattttcaggttcctcatggctttacccagcaggttcacatagaggatgattggaccacgggcctgagtgcaggtgtctgagatggtctgcacttggctgtgctcctCCCCCTTggcgtttctataaataccttagggcagagacagtcagcgCCTGTTGGTTCctggccctctcaaggctatcctgtattttctgtttatctccacaataaatTCCTCTATCTAacatttcctgctgcctgcactcaagaaaactctggggaactgtggggttggtgggtaaaagCCCCACACTCTTTCTCCCATAGAATCATTCTGTTGAGCCCTTCAGGGATTTTGTACTGCCCAGCTTAGCTCTGGCCTCCGAGGGGCCTCCTCTCAGTCCACCATATCTCTCTGAATCCTCGCAGTTCCTGTGTTCCTCTCACCCTCTATACCAGTGCCACCTCTGAGCAGGGGCAGCCTGTCAGGCCCTGTGCTCGTTGTGACACACACCATCTCGCTGTCACACTAGACTAGACAATGAGGACGGTTggttccattttatagatgagggaaCTAAGGCAGAGAGAGTCACATGGCCAGCTGGTGACATGTTTcaggtaatacacacacacacacacacacacacacacacacacacacacacacacacacacacacacacacacacacacacacacacaccggcttcttcagcccctccctcccactgTCCATCAGTGCCCACTCACCATGCTGGGTTACAAAACTGATACAGGCGTCCACAATGATAGGGATGTCTCCCCGGCTCATCTGCTGCTCCTGCAGCCCCGTGCCACCCCCTCCGGCAGCACCCCCAATGGCTGTGTTCCATGCTGCAAAGTCTAGCCGGCCTTCCCCCTGCAGATACAGGGTCCTGAGACCCAAGACGCCTGAGTTAGAGCCGGCTCCGGAGATCAGACAGAAGGTAATGAGCACATAGAGCTGAATTCCCAGAGCGACCAGCAGGGGGCAACAACACCAAGCCCAGATAGTTCCCTAAATGGGGAAGCaactttgaggaaacaggaaggaaggggtgAGAGAATGCTGGGTTCAAAGGGTCACAGATAAGTAGAACATTACCTTCCTGTCTCTACCAGGACCAAGTGCTCCTTTTTGTCTGGAGTTTCAGCTGCAGAGACCACACCTACAGAAGAATCCTTGAACATTATCATCAACATCATTACAGCCAGATTAGCAGCCTTACAAACAATGCTCCACTAGCGAACGACACACTATTACACCCATGTTATATACAAGTACTCAGATGTTAAATCATTTGCCTAACACTGTTTGCTATAAAGCTGAGCTAAAACCCAGGTCTCTTGTGCCCAGAGTCCTACTGCATTATTCTAGCGTGTTCCTCTTTCAGAAGACAATAGTGAAGATGCGTAGTCCCTCATCCTGGTCCCCAACCAGCAAATAATACTTATTGAATACTTACAAGTTGCCTCCTGCCAGGTTCTGTGATAAAAAGTCTTTATGCATTTCTTTATTTGAACCTCCCTCTAGCCCGTGGAGGAAGGACTTAACTATTATCCACTTTAAGATtaggaaaccaaggcacagaagAGTTGAGTAACTCCTCCAATGCCACAAGCTAGGAATCGATGGGAATGAGGTCTAAATCTAGGTAGTTTGACTTCAGAACTTTTATCTGAGCTATTACATTCTGCTCTTTCCCATAAGAATCCCCAAATGAAAAAGGTCCAGTCCCGCACATGCCCATGGCCACCCTTTAGCCCCGCCCACACCCCTGCTCACTGATCTCCTGTAGACGCCGTAAATGCACCATGTCCTCAGGGGCTGGGGGACCAGGGCCCGGCGCTGGACACAGGAAGAGGTGGTCACCACGAAGGAGGCCGAACCCTGACAGCCAGAGACCAGGGGCCGGGCTGGCGTGGGAGGGGGACCGTAGAAACAGGCGTCCCATCCGCAGCACCCCAGGGCCCAGCAGCTGGTGACAGCTGAGCGGGGAGAACCACTGAGGAGACAGAAAGTGGACACGGGTGGGAAGGGAAAGTAGGGGAAAAAGAAACAAGGGGTCGGGGAAGCAAATGAGAGTGAGAGACCGTGAAGGGACAGCAGAAGAAc
Proteins encoded in this window:
- the Arap3 gene encoding arf-GAP with Rho-GAP domain, ANK repeat and PH domain-containing protein 3 isoform X3 is translated as MEPSPSPAPDDQPPKPVPKPRTVFGLTGPATAQRPGLSPTFWNPEVSRDSGSSQRPSPLPPSSEQPSVPNTMEMMPNAIYFGLDLRGGAQAAQDVTPDGSQATAPTPVLRPTKGTVHIMDPGCLYYGVQPVGVPGALDRRDGRGVCQDRAEHSRQDLETREDPGYASLELPGDSILSLPTQGAEETSDDLISPYASFSSTADRPMPLLSGWLDKLSPQGNYVFQRRFVQFNGRSLMYFGSDKEPFPKGVIPLTAIEMTRSSKDNKFQVITGQRVFVFRTESEAQRDIWCSTLQSCLKEQRLLGHPRPPHPPRPLRTGMLELRGHKAKVFAALTPGELALYKSEQAFSLGIGICFIGLQGCSVRETKSRSFDLLTPHRCFSFTAESGGARQSWAAALQEAVTETLSDYEVAEKVWSNRANRHCADCGASRPDWAAVNLGVVICKQCAGQHRALGSGISKVQSLKLDTSVWSNEIVQLFIVLGNDRANSFWAGALPPGEGLHPDAAPGPRGEFISRKYKLGLFRKPHPQHPDHSQLLQALCAAMAGPNLLKNMTQLLCVEASEGEEPWSPSALNGSLLNLQPSDSSPGVYNEVVVPATYRSFLYCGPISNKAGAPPLRRGRDAPPRLWCVLGAALEMFATESSPEPLSLLQPQDVVCLGVSPPPADPGDLDRFPFSFELILTGGRIQHFATDGADSLEAWISAVGKWFSPLSCHQLLGPGVLRMGRLFLRSPSHASPAPGLWLSGFGLLRGDHLFLCPAPGPGPPAPEDMVHLRRLQEISVVSAAETPDKKEHLVLVETGRTLYLQGEGRLDFAAWNTAIGGAAGGGGTGLQEQQMSRGDIPIIVDACISFVTQHGLRLEGVYRKGGARARSLRLLAEFRRDARSVKLRPREHFVEDVTDTLKRFFRELDDPVTSARLLPRWREAAELPQKNQRLEKYKEVIGCLPRVNRRTLATLIGHLYRVQKCAALNQMCTRNLALLFAPSVFQTDGRGEHEVRVLQELIDGYISVFDIDADQAAQIDLEVSLITTWKDVQLSQAGDLIMEVYIEQQLPDNCVTLKVSPTLTAEELTNQVLEMRGTTSGTDLWVTFEILEHGELERPLHPKEKVLEQALQWCQLPEPCSASLLLRKVSMAHAGCLFTGVRRESPRVGLLRCREEPPRLLGSRFQERFFLVRGRCLLLLKEKKSSKPEREWSLEGAKVYLGIRKKLKPPTPWGFTLILDKMHLCLSCTDEDEMWDWTTSILKAQHDDQQSVVLRRRSSSDLARQKFGTMPLLPIRGDDSGATLLSANQTLRRLHNRRTLSMFFPMKSSQGSVEEQDELGEPVYEEPVYEEVGAFPELTKDTTDFSSTWEWTAKSETPLASHRPFDQTPLSKASVSGQEERTPDSSSGPPSKSNPQARGSLEEQLLQELNNLILRKGEPAACPESPSQPTSPQTPSLPTQAPSLPTQTPCTSSPPSSQPLT